A stretch of the Vigna radiata var. radiata cultivar VC1973A chromosome 9, Vradiata_ver6, whole genome shotgun sequence genome encodes the following:
- the LOC111242478 gene encoding uncharacterized protein LOC111242478 yields MDVYILKHFVPPQLSIYNGTTDPDDHVQAFSTRMAFRFGNRAIWCRAFSLSLEGEALEWVNSLPPNSIQSFEGLKEMFDKQFASSRAQDPTVFELSNLNQGKDETLKAFVDRKRPKTMEELRERAANEVRVEEMKQAYKKEAQESKERVEGKRPEGQTARPARFKPRELPRGPRFQQYTPLNAHPTCILQEALNINLIPPLKKRPTPPGADNNKHCLYHQNQAHTTEECVTLRDKIEELIRAGQIRQYIKTVSNTTSHERHRSPVRRDDRSRSRRPSYKEDQPRYEKRRSRSRSRSKDRPIRGRINTISGGFARGGPSSSTKKRHFRALRPVNNVRTTKKSMPPITFSDEDFHAPDLDQEDPMIVGFVGERVDTRGYVDLRTRLGTG; encoded by the exons ATGGATGTCTACATATTGAAACACTTCGTGCCGCCTCAGCTTAGTATCTACAACGGGACTACTGATCCAGATGATCATGTGCAAGCCTTTTCCACGCGGATGGCCTTCAGATTCGGTAACCGAGCTATATGGTGTCGAGCTTTCTCTTTGTCGTTAGAAGGAGAGGCGTTGGAATGGGTTAACTCGTTACCTCCCAACTCCATCCAAAGTTTTGAGGGATTGAAGGAGATGTTCGACAAACAGTTTGCCAGTAGTCGCGCTCAAGACCCGACAGTCTTTGAACTTTCAAATCTCAACCAGGGCAAGGACGAAACCCTAAAAGCATTTGTGGACCG GAAACGCCCCAAAACCATGGAGGAGCTGAGGGAGCGAGCGGCCAACGAGGTGAGGGTGGAGGAAATGAAGCAGGCATACAAGAAGGAGGCTCAGGAAAGTAAGGAAAGGGTAGAGGGCAAGAGGCCGGAGGGTCAAACCGCGAGGCCGGCCAGATTTAAGCCAAGAGAGCTGCCTAGGGGACCTCGCTTCCAACAGTACACCCCTTTAAACGCTCACCCGACGTGTATCTTACAAGAGGCGCTCAATATTAACCTCATCCCGCCATTAAAGAAGCGACCCACCCCGCCTGGGGCCGACAACAACAAGCATTGCCTTTACCACCAAAACCAGGCGCACACTACGGAGGAGTGTGTCACCTTAAGAGATAAGATTGAAGAATTGATCAGGGCTGGTCAGATAAGGCAATATATTAAGACCGTTAGCAATACCACGTCGCATGAGCGCCATAGAAGCCCCGTGAGGAGAGATGATCGTAGCAGAAGTCGCCGGCCGTCGTACAAAGAAGATCAGCCAAGGTATGAAAAGCGACGTAGCAGGAGCCGCAGCCGAAGCAAGGACCGCCCAATTAGAGGGCGAATAAATACCATATCCGGCGGATTTGCTAGAGGTGGGCCGTCATCGTCGACCAAGAAACGCCACTTCCGAGCATTACGGCCGGTGAACAACGTTCGGACAACCAAAAAATCCATGCCACCAATCACTTTCAGCGACGAAGATTTTCACGCGCCGGATTTGGACCAAGAAGATCCCATG
- the LOC106773257 gene encoding patatin-like protein 3: MAHLVFFVLIFAGQLIGGFSAQRQHPSNNGKLITILTIDGGGIKAIIPATILDYLDKALKAKDPKADLADYFDVMGGTSTGSITAAMLATPSFDRPTRPAYTPAQILDFYKLNGPRIFDESRPGNGPLFDGEGLHDAVSDALKETRIGEALTNLVIPAFDIKKQKPYVFSSYKVEKVPYLNAFLSDICVSTSAAPTQFPPYLFENNGVEFNLVDGGEAALNPSQIAVSEVLQQNEDPEILVLSLGTGATKIQESFDARRSWDMGCY, translated from the exons ATGGCTcatttggttttctttgttttgatctTTGCTGGGCAACTGATTGGTGGATTCAGTGCCCAAAGGCAGCATCCGTCCAACAATGGAAAACTGATAACTATTCTGACCATTGATGGTGGTGGCATCAAGGCCATTATTCCAGCAACAATTCTTGATTACTTAGACAAGGCTCTTAAG GCTAAGGATCCAAAAGCTGATTTAGCAGATTACTTTGATGTGATGGGAGGAACCAGCACTGGTTCAATCACAGCAGCCATGTTAGCCACCCCAAGCTTTGATCGTCCTACTCGTCCTGCTTATACTCCTGCACAGATACTAGACTTCTACAAACTAAATGGCCCTCGTATATTCGACGAATCTAg ACCAGGAAACGGTCCCCTGTTCGATGGAGAGGGTTTACATGACGCAGTCAGTGATGCTTTGAAGGAAACACGAATTGGTGAAGCATTGACCAATCTCGTAATCCCAGCTTtcgatataaagaaacaaaaaccataTGTATTCTCAAGCTACAAG GTTGAGAAGGTTCCCTACTTAAATGCCTTTCTGTCGGATATATGCGTATCCACTTCAGCTGCACCAACTCAGTTCCCACCTTACTTATTTGAGAATAATGGTGTTGAGTTCAATTTGGTTGATGGTGGTGAAGCGGCTTTGAATCCG TCTCAAATAGCAGTGAGTGAAGTGCTACAGCAGAATGAGGATCCTGAAATTCTAGTGTTGTCTTTGGGGACTGGAGCAACCAAAATTCAGGAGAGTTTTGATGCTCGTCGTAGCTGGGACATGGGCTGTTATTGA
- the LOC106773630 gene encoding patatin-2-Kuras 1, translated as MAHLVFFVLIFAGQLIGGFSAQRQHPSNNGKLITILSIDGGGIKAIIPATILDYLDKALKAKDPKADLADYFDVIGGTSTGSITAAMLATPSFDRPTRPAYTAAQILDFYKLNGPRIFNQSRPGNGSLFDGEGLHEAASDALKETRIGEALTNLVIPAFDIKKQKPYVFSSYKLKKVPYLNAFLSDICTSSSTAATQFPPYFFENHGVEFNLVDGGEAAVNPTQIAVSEVLQQNEDPEILVLSLGTGATKIEEIYDARLAGTWFTETWAVIDPNFQGRAYTAITEYYLSSIFSGFQPRNTYFRVQEYDLNPDFSNPVNVTQENLEGLEKTGKQLLKKKVVTFNLDTFDLEEDKETYAEALDRIADILHGERERRRRSKYMEKGEEAYLMSII; from the exons ATGGCTcatttggttttctttgttttgatctTTGCTGGGCAACTGATTGGTGGATTCAGTGCCCAAAGGCAGCATCCGTCCAACAATGGAAAACTGATAACTATTCTGAGCATTGATGGTGGTGGCATCAAGGCCATTATTCCAGCAACAATTCTTGATTACTTAGACAAGGCTCTTAAG GCTAAGGATCCAAAAGCAGATTTAGCAGATTACTTTGATGTGATAGGAGGAACCAGCACTGGTTCAATCACAGCAGCCATGTTAGCCACCCCAAGCTTTGATCGTCCTACTCGTCCTGCTTATACTGCTGCACAGATACTAGACTTCTATAAACTAAATGGCCCTCGTATATTCAACCAATCTAG ACCAGGAAACGGTTCCCTGTTCGATGGAGAGGGCTTACATGAAGCAGCCAGTGATGCGTTGAAGGAAACACGAATTGGTGAAGCATTGACCAATCTCGTAATCCCAGCTTTCGAtatcaagaaacaaaaaccataTGTATTCTCAAGCTACAAG CTTAAGAAGGTTCCCTACTTAAATGCCTTTTTGTCTGATATATGCACATCCAGTTCAACTGCAGCCACTCAGTTCCCACCTTACTTTTTTGAGAATCACGGTGTTGAGTTCAATTTGGTTGATGGTGGTGAAGCAGCTGTGAATCCG ACACAAATAGCAGTGAGTGAAGTGCTACAGCAGAATGAGGATCCTGAAATTCTAGTGTTGTCTTTGGGGACTGGAGCAACAAAAATTGAAGAGATTTATGATGCTCGTCTGGCTGGGACATGGTTTACAGAAACATGGGCTGTTATTGATCCGAATTTTCAAGGTCGTGCTTATACAGCAATCACTGAATACTATCTTTCTTCAATATTCTCAGGCTTTCAACCTCGCAATACCTACTTTCGAGTTCAG GAATACGACTTGAATCCTGATTTCTCAAACCCAGTTAATGTTACACAAGAAAACTTGGAAGGCCTGGAGAAGACTGGAAAACAActgttaaagaaaaaagttgtgACGTTTAATTTGGATACTTTTGATTTAGAAGAAGACAAGGAAACATATGCTGAAGCTCTTGACAg GATTGCTGATATTTTGCATGGAGAAAGAGAACGTCGTCGGAGAAGCAAATATAtggaaaaaggagaagaagcgTATTTAATGTCAATTATATGA